From Desulfatibacillum aliphaticivorans DSM 15576, the proteins below share one genomic window:
- a CDS encoding M48 family metallopeptidase → MPSLKNSFYLLIIFLMLGPLAAPGLAMTVSEEKELGDKYLKYLEQNMDFIEDPVIVEPVRQIGKNLLEAVPAQPFEFKFFVANEDVYNAFAGPGGIVVINSGLIAALDSEDQLAGIMAHEIAHVTCRHISEKIDKNKKISAATAVGMIASLVAGFPAGAVLSSAGGSSAMLAYSRADEAQADEIGISYLLKAGYSGQGLVDAMKVMRAKTWFGKDQVPGYLTTHPAVEDRFINLNTWLQSNPQAQTVKRNLDEYAYNKMRIRLAALYGDPSLTLQKMARSVEKNPNLPLLHYGYGTLLARVNQRTQAVEELKKALALSPFDADILRELGKAQFEAGLFPEAKASLTNAITAAPEVPEAYFLLGRVHMESGALQDAAASLEKARELSNRNSEVYYYLGQVYGRMNVLDQAHYYLGIYHMKRRDMKNADFHLRKAQSLAKGNPELEEKIKTAMEEMNDQDDKKKGKGGDKNDNEPKSLTNPLTSYGPQFSMSTEKAGSSNPGKVDWKSKDFQ, encoded by the coding sequence CATTATTTTTTTAATGCTCGGCCCCCTGGCCGCTCCCGGCCTCGCCATGACGGTATCCGAGGAAAAAGAACTGGGCGACAAGTACCTGAAGTACCTTGAGCAGAATATGGATTTCATTGAAGACCCGGTTATTGTGGAGCCGGTTCGCCAAATAGGGAAGAACCTCCTGGAAGCGGTTCCGGCCCAGCCGTTTGAATTCAAGTTCTTTGTAGCGAACGAAGACGTATATAATGCCTTCGCAGGTCCCGGGGGAATTGTGGTGATCAATTCCGGCCTGATTGCAGCCTTGGACAGCGAGGACCAGCTTGCCGGCATCATGGCGCACGAAATCGCCCACGTGACCTGCCGCCACATTTCGGAAAAAATCGACAAAAACAAAAAGATTTCCGCAGCCACGGCCGTGGGCATGATCGCCAGCCTTGTGGCCGGATTTCCCGCCGGCGCGGTGCTTTCATCCGCAGGAGGCTCCAGCGCCATGCTGGCTTACAGCCGGGCTGATGAAGCGCAGGCGGACGAAATCGGCATCAGCTACCTATTAAAGGCCGGATACAGCGGCCAGGGGCTTGTGGACGCCATGAAGGTCATGCGCGCCAAGACATGGTTCGGCAAGGATCAGGTGCCGGGCTACCTGACCACGCACCCCGCCGTGGAGGACCGTTTCATCAACCTCAACACCTGGCTGCAATCCAATCCCCAGGCCCAAACCGTCAAACGGAATTTGGATGAGTACGCGTACAATAAAATGCGCATTCGGCTGGCTGCATTATACGGAGATCCGAGCCTGACCTTGCAAAAGATGGCCCGGTCGGTGGAGAAGAACCCCAATTTGCCCCTGCTGCATTACGGCTACGGAACCCTGCTGGCCCGGGTCAACCAGCGCACCCAGGCTGTGGAGGAATTGAAAAAGGCCCTGGCCCTGTCGCCTTTTGACGCCGACATTTTACGGGAACTGGGCAAAGCTCAGTTTGAGGCGGGATTGTTCCCGGAAGCCAAAGCCTCGCTTACCAACGCCATTACCGCCGCCCCGGAGGTCCCGGAAGCCTACTTCCTGCTTGGCAGGGTGCACATGGAGTCCGGCGCGCTCCAGGACGCCGCAGCCTCCCTGGAAAAAGCCCGTGAGCTCAGCAATAGGAACTCCGAGGTGTATTATTATCTGGGCCAGGTTTACGGCAGGATGAACGTATTGGACCAGGCCCATTATTACCTGGGGATCTATCACATGAAACGGCGGGACATGAAAAACGCCGATTTTCATCTTAGAAAGGCCCAAAGCCTGGCAAAGGGCAATCCCGAGCTGGAAGAGAAAATCAAAACAGCCATGGAGGAGATGAACGACCAGGACGACAAGAAAAAGGGAAAAGGCGGCGATAAAAATGACAATGAACCGAAGTCATTGACTAATCCCCTGACCAGCTACGGTCCGCAGTTCTCCATGTCCACCGAAAAGGCGGGAAGCTCCAACCCCGGCAAAGTGGACTGGAAGTCCAAGGATTTCCAATAA
- a CDS encoding 4Fe-4S binding protein, whose translation MGLTKVPILKRLIEYMFFEGDHLIVLPRNEVVEVNRAVDDPGQMALPTELVDQLIDSMEYHFVMDFCLCRISMPCEDYPRDLGCIFMGEAARGINPKWGRSVSKEEAKEHIRKCQEAGLIHAVGKSKLDTVWLGIGPGEKLLTICNCCPCCCITRVIPHTHEVFQEKLVRAPGVEVMVNQEECVGCGTCVSKACILEAISLVDGKAVINQANCRGCGRCAEACPTNAITLTIDGSLFVQESVRQIGAVVSFESEQAAASG comes from the coding sequence ATGGGGCTCACCAAAGTTCCGATTTTAAAACGCCTGATTGAATACATGTTTTTTGAAGGGGACCACCTGATCGTCTTGCCCCGGAATGAGGTGGTGGAAGTAAACCGAGCGGTTGACGACCCGGGACAGATGGCCTTGCCCACGGAGTTGGTGGACCAGTTGATAGACAGCATGGAATACCACTTTGTGATGGACTTTTGCCTGTGCCGGATTTCCATGCCTTGTGAGGATTATCCCAGGGATCTTGGCTGCATCTTCATGGGCGAAGCCGCCCGGGGCATCAATCCCAAGTGGGGCCGTTCCGTTTCCAAGGAAGAGGCCAAGGAGCACATCCGTAAATGCCAGGAAGCCGGCTTGATTCACGCCGTGGGTAAGAGCAAACTGGACACCGTCTGGCTGGGAATAGGGCCGGGGGAGAAACTCCTGACCATCTGCAACTGCTGCCCGTGCTGCTGCATCACCCGCGTCATTCCCCATACGCATGAGGTGTTTCAGGAAAAACTGGTCCGGGCGCCCGGTGTGGAGGTCATGGTCAATCAGGAGGAATGCGTGGGCTGCGGAACCTGTGTGAGCAAGGCCTGCATCCTGGAAGCCATCAGCCTGGTGGACGGCAAGGCGGTGATCAACCAAGCCAATTGCCGGGGCTGCGGCCGGTGTGCGGAGGCCTGCCCTACGAACGCCATCACCCTGACCATAGACGGGAGCCTTTTTGTTCAGGAATCCGTCCGGCAGATCGGGGCGGTGGTCTCGTTTGAATCCGAACAGGCGGCAGCCTCCGGCTGA
- the larC gene encoding nickel pincer cofactor biosynthesis protein LarC, with protein MTEKNLIAYFDCFSGVSGDMTLGALMHLGVPREWLEEQLRAVPLEEFRLELEDKTTHGITGKHAKVIVEHEPHARHFATIRDIITLSDLSPWVKEKGLAIFSRLAHAEAQVHGQTVDHVHFHEVGGTDAIADIIGSLLAMEYLGVYEVQSSPLPHGTGFVRCAHGMLPIPAPATVLLLKDCPTYGTDVPCELVTPTGAAIVSTLAARFGPQPRMTIQGVGYGMGTRVLENRPNGLRVILGKPELLLQTDTVLTVETNIDDMNPEIFGYVQKKLFEQGALDVGWIPMFMKKNRPATLVRVLCPIHARDEIARTLLMETTATGVRFFETAREKLPREEILLDTQFGQIRAKRITCPDGSVRIKPEYDACEKIAREQGVPLVRVYEMIGKKSGLI; from the coding sequence ATGACCGAAAAAAACCTGATAGCCTATTTTGACTGCTTCTCCGGCGTCAGCGGGGACATGACCCTTGGCGCCCTCATGCATCTCGGCGTTCCCAGGGAATGGCTGGAAGAGCAATTGCGCGCCGTTCCCCTGGAGGAATTCCGCCTGGAGCTGGAAGATAAGACAACCCACGGCATTACGGGCAAGCATGCCAAGGTGATTGTGGAGCACGAGCCCCACGCCCGGCATTTCGCCACGATCCGGGATATCATCACCCTTTCGGATTTAAGCCCCTGGGTGAAGGAAAAAGGCCTGGCGATTTTCAGCCGCCTGGCCCATGCCGAAGCCCAGGTGCACGGGCAGACTGTGGATCACGTCCATTTTCATGAAGTGGGCGGAACCGACGCCATCGCCGACATCATCGGCAGCCTGTTGGCTATGGAATACCTGGGCGTTTACGAAGTGCAGTCATCCCCTCTGCCCCACGGAACCGGGTTCGTTCGATGCGCCCACGGCATGCTGCCCATCCCTGCGCCGGCCACGGTTCTGCTGCTCAAGGACTGCCCCACCTATGGCACGGACGTCCCGTGCGAACTGGTCACGCCCACGGGCGCGGCCATCGTATCCACCCTGGCGGCCAGGTTCGGGCCTCAACCGCGCATGACCATTCAGGGCGTAGGATACGGCATGGGAACCCGAGTGCTGGAAAACCGGCCCAACGGCCTCCGCGTCATCCTGGGCAAGCCCGAATTGCTGCTGCAGACCGATACGGTGCTGACCGTTGAAACCAATATCGACGACATGAACCCGGAGATTTTCGGGTACGTGCAGAAGAAGCTGTTTGAGCAAGGCGCTCTGGATGTGGGCTGGATTCCCATGTTTATGAAGAAAAACCGCCCCGCCACTTTGGTGCGGGTGCTGTGCCCCATACACGCCAGGGACGAAATCGCCCGCACATTGCTCATGGAGACGACGGCCACGGGAGTCCGTTTTTTTGAAACGGCCCGGGAAAAGCTGCCCCGGGAGGAAATCCTTTTGGACACTCAGTTCGGACAAATCCGGGCCAAACGCATCACATGCCCGGACGGGTCCGTGCGCATCAAGCCCGAATACGACGCCTGCGAAAAAATCGCCCGGGAGCAGGGCGTCCCCCTGGTGCGGGTCTATGAGATGATCGGAAAGAAATCCGGATTGATCTGA
- a CDS encoding M20/M25/M40 family metallo-hydrolase: MIQIDRLSDFFSTVVQIDSVSREEARVAAYLTKEFEKLGASVVMDNAGEAVNGDCGNLIVRFSGTVDAPPLLLSAHMDTVEPGRGIVPVLENGIFTSQGDTILGSDDKSAVAILLEICTVLVENKIPHGPLELVITVCEEIGLLGAKNFDMSQISAKYGYALDARDPDGIVTRAPYANRIEFKVHGIDAHAGAKPEDGINAILLASRAIAGLELGRIDEETTCNLGLIKGGVATNIVPGLVEICGEARSHNPDKLKAVTEKMTSAFEQVIKEERSKLADPGDRPFVEYEVFEDFAGINIPDDHPVVVMAKKAGKNLGREVSTRMSGGGADGNVFCSHGVMTGVMGTGMNDVHSTRESVAVADMVKCAELLLEIIKIHAEER; this comes from the coding sequence ATGATACAAATAGACAGGCTTTCCGATTTCTTCTCCACTGTCGTGCAGATAGACTCGGTTTCCCGGGAGGAAGCCCGGGTGGCGGCCTATCTCACCAAGGAATTTGAGAAGTTGGGCGCGTCAGTGGTCATGGACAACGCGGGGGAGGCCGTGAACGGCGACTGCGGCAACCTCATCGTCCGGTTTTCCGGAACCGTGGATGCGCCGCCCTTGCTTTTGAGCGCCCACATGGACACGGTGGAGCCGGGCCGGGGCATCGTCCCTGTGCTGGAGAACGGAATTTTCACCAGCCAGGGCGACACCATTCTGGGCTCGGACGACAAAAGCGCCGTCGCCATATTGCTGGAAATCTGCACTGTCCTAGTTGAAAACAAGATTCCCCACGGCCCCTTGGAGCTGGTCATCACCGTGTGCGAGGAAATCGGGCTGTTGGGGGCCAAGAACTTTGACATGTCCCAAATATCCGCCAAGTACGGCTACGCTTTGGACGCCCGAGACCCGGACGGCATCGTCACCCGGGCGCCTTACGCCAACCGCATTGAATTCAAGGTGCACGGCATAGACGCCCACGCGGGCGCCAAGCCGGAAGACGGGATCAACGCCATCCTGTTGGCCAGCCGGGCCATTGCCGGTCTGGAGTTGGGCCGCATTGACGAGGAAACCACGTGCAACCTGGGCCTCATCAAGGGCGGCGTGGCCACCAACATCGTCCCCGGACTGGTGGAGATCTGCGGCGAAGCCCGGTCCCATAACCCGGACAAGCTGAAAGCCGTCACGGAAAAGATGACCTCCGCGTTTGAGCAGGTTATCAAGGAGGAGCGCTCCAAGCTGGCCGACCCCGGCGACCGCCCCTTTGTGGAGTATGAGGTTTTCGAGGATTTTGCAGGCATCAACATCCCGGACGACCACCCGGTGGTGGTCATGGCTAAAAAGGCGGGCAAGAACCTGGGCCGGGAAGTGTCCACCCGAATGTCCGGCGGAGGCGCGGACGGCAATGTTTTTTGCTCCCACGGCGTCATGACCGGGGTCATGGGCACGGGCATGAACGACGTGCATTCCACCCGGGAGTCCGTGGCCGTGGCCGATATGGTCAAGTGTGCTGAGCTGCTTCTGGAAATTATCAAGATCCATGCGGAAGAGCGCTAA
- a CDS encoding type II toxin-antitoxin system RelE/ParE family toxin: protein MNILFDPLAEQEYHDAFEFYETRKIGLGEDFKNAIRTALRIIELHPEAGPEVRPCIRKILVNRFPYNLIYSITDHGLYILAVAHARRAPEYWVDRTS from the coding sequence ATGAATATCCTGTTTGATCCTCTGGCAGAGCAGGAATACCATGACGCCTTCGAGTTCTATGAAACTAGGAAAATAGGCCTGGGAGAGGATTTTAAGAACGCCATTAGAACAGCTCTTCGGATTATTGAACTTCACCCGGAAGCTGGGCCGGAAGTCAGACCTTGTATTCGAAAGATACTTGTCAATCGCTTCCCTTACAATCTCATCTATTCTATTACCGACCATGGATTATACATTCTCGCCGTTGCCCACGCCCGCCGAGCGCCTGAATATTGGGTTGACAGAACATCATAA
- a CDS encoding addiction module protein yields the protein MDKSLAEQILALEPAERMRLLDIIHRSLEKPDAKIDDLWFDEAEKRLQAYKAGKVKGVPADKVLGP from the coding sequence ATGGACAAGTCGTTGGCAGAGCAAATACTTGCCTTGGAGCCCGCCGAGCGAATGCGGCTTTTGGACATTATCCATAGAAGTCTGGAAAAGCCTGACGCAAAGATCGATGACCTCTGGTTTGACGAAGCGGAAAAACGCTTGCAGGCCTATAAGGCTGGAAAGGTCAAAGGCGTTCCTGCGGATAAAGTATTAGGGCCGTAG
- a CDS encoding formylglycine-generating enzyme family protein — MKNYLVICLLVLFFLQPVAAPASEVGIDVEWEPIAGSDSSSFLPPNPGQTGQTWIEPATGMEFVWIPGGCFTQGTPTTERGRYHDEGPQRKVCVDGFWMGRTEVTNLQFRHYKITHDSMAFKGRSLNADQQPVVYVSWRDAMAFCDWLTEQSGFKHSYTLPTEGQWEYACRAGTTTSRYWGNSPINACNFANMSDKTAREEWKTWTPNKCDDGYAVSAPVATFQPNAFGLYDMLGNTWEWCRDWKGKYPEKGETNPTGPSSSELGKIVRGGSWDNAANGIRCGNRSYATIGFERYNNGFRVIRIR, encoded by the coding sequence GTGAAAAATTATTTGGTTATTTGTCTCCTGGTTTTGTTTTTTCTTCAGCCCGTAGCCGCCCCGGCTTCGGAAGTGGGAATCGACGTGGAATGGGAGCCCATCGCGGGAAGCGACTCGTCGTCCTTTTTGCCTCCCAATCCGGGGCAAACCGGCCAAACCTGGATCGAGCCGGCCACCGGCATGGAGTTCGTGTGGATTCCCGGTGGATGCTTCACCCAGGGAACCCCCACCACGGAGCGGGGCCGGTATCACGACGAAGGCCCGCAACGTAAGGTTTGCGTGGACGGGTTCTGGATGGGCAGGACCGAGGTGACCAACCTCCAATTCCGGCATTACAAAATCACTCACGACAGCATGGCCTTTAAAGGCCGCTCCCTGAACGCAGACCAGCAGCCCGTGGTTTATGTAAGCTGGCGGGACGCCATGGCCTTTTGCGACTGGCTGACCGAGCAAAGCGGCTTCAAGCACTCCTACACCCTGCCCACCGAGGGCCAGTGGGAATACGCCTGCCGGGCCGGAACGACAACCTCCCGATACTGGGGAAACAGCCCTATCAACGCCTGCAATTTCGCCAATATGTCCGATAAAACCGCCCGGGAGGAATGGAAAACCTGGACCCCCAACAAATGCGACGACGGCTACGCCGTGTCAGCGCCTGTGGCCACCTTTCAGCCTAACGCATTCGGCCTCTACGATATGCTGGGCAACACTTGGGAATGGTGCCGCGACTGGAAGGGAAAATATCCCGAAAAGGGCGAGACCAACCCCACCGGCCCGTCTTCCTCCGAGCTGGGAAAAATCGTCCGGGGCGGATCCTGGGACAACGCCGCCAACGGCATCCGCTGCGGCAACCGCAGCTACGCCACCATCGGGTTTGAAAGATACAACAACGGGTTTCGGGTGATTAGAATTCGGTAA
- a CDS encoding tetratricopeptide repeat protein — translation MPLVLAALLFNPTMGLANCEEARTMAAQAQAFFEMQPQNSLELLGKAHQLCPTDYAIQYNLGLALYLTNKPGESYKVWAALAMRHADSKLLVNLGWLALELGRPEEAEEWRKKSEEHNASDPNAVALHVEILFALNRPKEALDIAALNKGRVPFNISRDHLEKVTAGIRQTYEDGDKSEAADQLRDAIREYPEIKKLQSARDLMRILFFDRKVEMSGEEK, via the coding sequence ATGCCGCTTGTATTGGCGGCTCTATTATTTAATCCGACCATGGGCCTTGCAAATTGCGAAGAGGCCCGCACCATGGCCGCCCAAGCTCAGGCATTCTTTGAAATGCAACCCCAAAACAGCCTGGAATTGCTTGGAAAAGCCCATCAACTATGCCCCACTGATTACGCCATTCAATATAATTTGGGCCTGGCCTTATACCTGACGAACAAGCCCGGGGAATCCTACAAAGTATGGGCGGCGCTGGCCATGCGTCACGCCGACTCCAAATTGCTCGTCAACCTGGGCTGGCTCGCCCTGGAATTGGGCCGCCCGGAAGAAGCCGAAGAGTGGCGCAAAAAATCCGAGGAGCACAACGCCTCCGATCCCAACGCCGTGGCCCTGCACGTGGAAATTCTGTTCGCCCTGAATAGGCCCAAGGAGGCTTTGGACATCGCCGCCCTGAACAAGGGCAGGGTGCCGTTTAATATTTCCCGGGATCACCTGGAAAAGGTCACCGCCGGCATCCGCCAAACTTATGAGGACGGCGACAAATCCGAGGCTGCAGACCAGTTAAGGGACGCCATTCGGGAATATCCGGAAATTAAAAAGCTCCAGTCAGCCCGCGACCTCATGCGCATTTTGTTTTTCGACCGCAAGGTGGAAATGTCCGGGGAGGAAAAATAA
- a CDS encoding formylglycine-generating enzyme family protein, giving the protein MKPGYLIKFAACLLTVLLFWLPAYGMGPKPKVDETQTGAGEDFTDPATGMEFIWIPGGPYFMGCGDWAGDCDLDEEPAHEVQLQGFWISKTEVTQGQWKKIMGFNPSHFDLGDDYPVENVSWTNAKEFVRRLTVANDMKYWFDVPSEAQWEYVCRSGGQAEQFAGTADPLEAAWFLENSQGTTHPVASKKPNGLGVYDMSGNVWEWCRDQYDVKAYAKHEPNDPVFRGEEPYHVIRGGAFNFNAFNVRCGVRNDSAPGDPYYDIGFRLVRTY; this is encoded by the coding sequence ATGAAGCCGGGCTACTTGATAAAATTCGCCGCCTGCCTGCTCACCGTTCTGTTGTTTTGGCTTCCTGCATACGGCATGGGCCCCAAGCCCAAGGTGGATGAAACGCAAACCGGAGCCGGGGAGGACTTCACCGATCCCGCCACGGGCATGGAATTCATTTGGATTCCGGGCGGCCCCTATTTTATGGGCTGCGGGGACTGGGCCGGAGATTGCGACCTGGACGAGGAGCCCGCCCACGAGGTCCAGCTTCAGGGTTTTTGGATATCCAAAACCGAAGTCACCCAGGGGCAATGGAAAAAAATCATGGGCTTTAATCCCTCCCATTTCGACCTGGGGGACGATTATCCCGTGGAAAACGTTTCCTGGACCAATGCCAAGGAGTTCGTCCGCAGGCTTACCGTTGCCAATGACATGAAATATTGGTTCGACGTTCCCTCGGAAGCGCAATGGGAATACGTCTGCCGCAGCGGCGGCCAAGCCGAGCAGTTTGCAGGAACCGCAGACCCTTTGGAGGCGGCCTGGTTTTTGGAAAACAGCCAGGGGACAACCCATCCCGTGGCATCGAAAAAGCCTAACGGGCTGGGGGTTTACGATATGTCCGGCAACGTGTGGGAATGGTGCCGGGATCAATATGACGTAAAAGCGTACGCCAAGCATGAACCCAACGACCCGGTTTTTCGAGGGGAAGAGCCGTATCACGTCATTCGCGGAGGGGCCTTTAATTTTAACGCTTTCAATGTCCGGTGCGGAGTCCGCAACGACAGCGCGCCCGGAGATCCCTACTACGATATTGGATTTCGTTTGGTTCGAACGTATTGA
- a CDS encoding TetR/AcrR family transcriptional regulator: protein MKKPRTQEEIDLVKRQILDEALDIITESGFSSLTMRAIASGIGMTAPNIYNYFVGKDEIYITLVIQGFQTMYQQLLDAAASYDDLKEKGRAFIQTYLKFGMENASHYDIMFTQPTPKYDDYVGTPFQDLSEVELKISMDIAALAEKLIKEAGGADMEQEAVSDKLLAFWSMLHGMVSLHNSNVASYVVKDVRATCDRITEDMLNLFFPNL from the coding sequence ATGAAGAAACCGAGAACGCAAGAGGAAATCGATCTGGTCAAAAGACAGATTCTGGATGAGGCTCTTGATATCATTACAGAAAGCGGATTCTCGTCGCTGACCATGCGGGCTATCGCTTCCGGCATAGGGATGACTGCCCCCAACATCTACAATTATTTCGTCGGCAAGGACGAAATATACATCACCTTGGTTATCCAGGGCTTTCAAACCATGTACCAGCAATTGCTGGATGCGGCGGCCTCCTATGACGACCTTAAGGAAAAGGGCCGGGCGTTCATTCAGACTTATTTGAAGTTCGGCATGGAAAACGCCAGCCACTACGACATCATGTTCACCCAGCCTACGCCCAAGTACGACGATTACGTGGGCACCCCGTTCCAGGATCTTTCGGAAGTGGAGCTAAAAATCTCCATGGACATTGCGGCGTTGGCCGAAAAGCTCATTAAAGAGGCCGGGGGCGCCGACATGGAGCAGGAAGCAGTGTCCGACAAACTATTGGCTTTCTGGAGCATGCTGCACGGCATGGTCAGCCTGCACAATTCCAATGTGGCCTCCTACGTGGTCAAGGACGTGCGGGCAACCTGCGACAGAATCACGGAAGACATGCTGAACTTGTTTTTTCCCAACCTTTAG
- a CDS encoding PilZ domain-containing protein translates to MNDFNGDRRKFPRFSKTISVDINGKIFPVSEKLEHEAEGKDISVSGLSFSSPSRYDVGAKLSLAFRITNSEADDDQTGVTISRASNPISCKVEVVRNDKDDESGGYRVGVKFIDIAGDDYRVLIRHLAKD, encoded by the coding sequence ATGAACGATTTTAACGGCGACAGGAGAAAGTTTCCCCGTTTTTCCAAAACAATTTCAGTGGATATCAACGGGAAGATCTTTCCGGTTTCCGAAAAACTGGAGCATGAAGCCGAAGGCAAAGACATCAGCGTGAGCGGCCTCAGCTTTTCCTCTCCCTCCCGGTATGATGTCGGCGCCAAGTTAAGTTTGGCTTTTCGCATTACCAATTCCGAAGCAGACGACGATCAGACCGGGGTCACCATATCCAGGGCTTCCAATCCCATTTCCTGTAAGGTGGAAGTCGTCCGGAACGACAAGGACGACGAATCCGGAGGCTACCGGGTAGGAGTCAAATTCATAGACATTGCCGGAGACGACTACCGGGTGCTGATCCGCCACCTGGCCAAGGACTAG